In Miscanthus floridulus cultivar M001 chromosome 5, ASM1932011v1, whole genome shotgun sequence, one genomic interval encodes:
- the LOC136454740 gene encoding uncharacterized protein, translating to MVQSQLAKIVAAIPISNDGKIPTQPKNSCEKVNAVVTRGGKSTRDPPNPNHSAGKAKQRQETKPSITQKEKEKEKEEETAPKDFVDTNYLPFPTRNHKQVVDEQFAHFVEMIEKIHVSIPLMDVLHVPSYAKYIKDIINNKQPLPSMEVVKLTKECSAAILDFSKKKKDLVCPPISCSIGIKYFDQPCATLGLA from the coding sequence ATGGTGCAATCACAACTAGCTAAAATTGTTGCAGCCATTCCTATTAGTAATGATGGAAAAATTCCTACCCAACCTAAAAATTCATGTGAAAAAGTAAATGCGGTGGTCACGAGGGGTGGTAAGTCCACTCGTGACCCACCAAATCCTAACCATTCTGCAGGAAAAGCAAAACAACGCCAGGAGACCAAACCTTCAAtaacacaaaaagaaaaagaaaaagaaaaggaagaggagACGGCACCAAAAGACTTCGTCGACACCAACTACCTGCCATTTCCCACAAGGAACCACAAGCAAGTCGTGGACGAGCAATTCGCTCATTTTGTTGAGatgatcgagaagatacatgtgaGCATTCCATTAATGGACGTTTTACATGTACCGTCCTAcgccaagtacatcaaggacatcatcaacaacaagcaaCCACTACCATCCATGGAGGTCGTCAAGCTGACAAAAGAGTGTAGCGCTGCTATACTCGACTTTTCTAAAAAGAAGAAGGATCTTGTGTGCCCCCCAATCTCATGTTCCATCGGGATCAAGTATTTTGACCAACCTTGTGCGACCTTAGGGCTAGCGTAA